A region of Hydrogenimonas cancrithermarum DNA encodes the following proteins:
- a CDS encoding LptF/LptG family permease, with protein MPKTSSYLLRSFSGLFFSIFLPIIVIGSLILFVRIAKLTEVTQMSAGEMLLMYGYSMPTILFYTLPVTFFAALVLTLAKLSNEFENVVLFSFGISPHRLVRFFYPVVALIVALLLMLSLALIPITKQLTKSFISYKSMHAVLNIEASQFGQKFGDWLVFLESKEKRSNTLHNIVLYNASNPLEEQILIAKTGSFFNENGTLGLMLNNGQAYRIKNDTVDQVNYSVMKIYDTHEYKPFSYQNLKEYWLLAFKDRKRLKDLVIFIAISFFPLVTLYYAFAYGVIHPRYQKNYGYLTILLATALYYGIVSAIAKNSVTGAFGFALLFMLTGVILFYIRVQKRF; from the coding sequence ATGCCTAAGACCTCGTCCTATCTTTTAAGAAGCTTCAGCGGACTCTTTTTCTCGATCTTTCTGCCGATCATCGTCATCGGATCGCTCATTCTCTTCGTACGGATCGCGAAACTGACCGAAGTGACACAGATGAGTGCGGGCGAGATGCTTCTGATGTACGGCTATTCGATGCCGACCATTCTCTTTTATACGCTGCCTGTCACCTTTTTCGCCGCTCTCGTTTTGACACTTGCCAAACTCTCCAACGAGTTCGAGAATGTCGTCCTCTTTTCCTTTGGCATCTCTCCCCACAGACTGGTACGCTTTTTCTATCCGGTCGTCGCGCTCATCGTGGCACTGCTTCTAATGCTCTCTTTGGCACTGATCCCGATCACGAAACAGTTGACGAAATCGTTCATCAGCTACAAAAGTATGCATGCCGTTTTGAATATCGAAGCGAGTCAGTTCGGACAGAAGTTCGGCGACTGGCTCGTCTTTCTGGAATCGAAAGAGAAAAGGAGCAATACGCTTCACAATATCGTACTTTACAACGCCTCGAATCCGTTGGAAGAGCAGATACTTATCGCGAAAACGGGAAGTTTCTTCAACGAAAACGGCACGCTCGGCCTGATGCTCAATAACGGCCAGGCCTACCGCATCAAAAACGATACGGTCGATCAGGTCAACTATAGCGTGATGAAAATTTACGATACTCACGAGTACAAACCCTTCAGCTACCAGAATCTCAAAGAGTACTGGTTGCTCGCATTCAAGGACAGAAAACGGCTCAAAGATCTGGTGATCTTTATCGCCATCAGCTTCTTTCCACTGGTCACCCTCTATTACGCCTTCGCCTACGGCGTCATCCATCCAAGATATCAGAAAAACTATGGATACCTTACGATTCTTCTGGCAACGGCACTCTACTACGGCATCGTTTCCGCCATCGCGAAGAATTCGGTAACCGGTGCGTTCGGCTTCGCCCTGCTCTTCATGCTGACAGGGGTCATCCTTTTCTACATACGGGTTCAAAAGAGGTTCTAA
- the truA gene encoding tRNA pseudouridine(38-40) synthase TruA: MRVKAVIAYDGAAFYGFQAQTTTPKTVSGALSRAAAKLGIHAPIVGSGRTDRGVHATGQVIHFDLPSHWHNDLGKLKTFYNRLLSPHIQIKTITPVDDTFHARFDAKRRIYRYLFKSTPPTPFENLYACHLHHSDPEKLRIALERFEGTHDFYYFHKKGSDPGSTVRTIIRTDVKAFRRYIVLYIEANGFLRSQVRMIVGAATAVMHGTLTLEQIDEQLAKKAIHTTMLAPPQGLYLARVIY, encoded by the coding sequence ATGCGGGTTAAAGCGGTCATCGCCTATGACGGGGCGGCTTTCTACGGATTTCAGGCACAAACGACGACACCCAAGACTGTCTCCGGCGCGCTGAGCAGAGCGGCTGCTAAACTCGGTATCCACGCCCCCATTGTCGGAAGCGGCCGAACCGACCGGGGGGTCCATGCGACCGGACAGGTAATCCACTTCGACCTACCTTCTCACTGGCACAACGACTTGGGAAAACTCAAAACCTTCTACAACCGCCTTTTGTCCCCCCATATCCAGATCAAAACCATCACCCCCGTCGACGATACGTTTCATGCCCGGTTCGATGCCAAACGGCGTATCTACCGCTATCTCTTCAAGTCGACACCGCCGACACCGTTTGAGAATCTCTATGCCTGCCACCTGCACCACAGCGATCCTGAAAAACTTCGTATCGCCCTCGAACGCTTTGAAGGTACCCACGACTTTTACTATTTTCATAAAAAAGGGAGCGATCCTGGATCGACCGTCCGAACCATCATTCGTACCGATGTCAAAGCCTTTCGCCGCTACATCGTGCTCTATATCGAAGCCAACGGCTTTCTGCGCTCGCAGGTCAGAATGATCGTCGGCGCGGCCACAGCCGTCATGCATGGCACGTTGACACTCGAGCAGATCGATGAACAGTTGGCGAAAAAAGCGATCCATACCACGATGTTGGCCCCTCCGCAGGGACTCTACCTGGCACGGGTCATCTACTAA
- a CDS encoding L,D-transpeptidase family protein, with the protein MKVFDVRGYHARLARFEKVHGVWHRVGDAWPVSIGRNGIGKEREGDGKTPAGYYGLEDVYGYHDIQTAMPFFLSTNDTICVDDSRSRYYNRIVEASNVKKDYRSFEWMRRDDALYEVVVTVGYNQARRPGRGSCIFLHIASGDKPTAGCVAMKRDRMVELVQWLDPKQVPFILVSD; encoded by the coding sequence GTGAAAGTGTTTGATGTCAGAGGGTACCACGCACGGTTGGCACGCTTTGAAAAAGTGCATGGCGTGTGGCATCGAGTCGGAGATGCTTGGCCTGTTTCAATAGGGCGCAACGGCATCGGCAAAGAGAGAGAAGGGGATGGAAAAACCCCTGCCGGATATTACGGGCTCGAGGATGTCTACGGTTACCACGATATTCAAACCGCCATGCCTTTTTTCCTTTCGACGAATGATACGATCTGCGTGGATGACAGCCGTTCGAGGTACTACAACCGCATTGTCGAGGCATCGAATGTCAAAAAAGATTATCGGAGTTTCGAGTGGATGAGACGAGACGATGCGCTTTACGAAGTGGTGGTGACGGTCGGCTATAACCAAGCGCGCCGACCCGGCAGGGGGTCATGCATTTTTCTGCATATCGCCAGCGGTGACAAACCGACGGCCGGCTGTGTGGCGATGAAGCGCGATCGGATGGTCGAGTTGGTCCAATGGCTCGATCCGAAACAGGTTCCATTTATCCTTGTTTCGGATTGA
- a CDS encoding Na+/H+ antiporter NhaC family protein, with the protein MQESYGVYSLLPPLIAIVLAIISRNVIVSLLIGVVSGYFIMEQSIVGALLESSKGIVSLFEKGWVVKTLVFAIFVGSIIELIQRSGGVDGFVHFLQKKKKLVTNKKEAELLAFFIGLAIFIESSITSLIAGAVSRPLTDKNGTSREKLAYICDSTAAPVCTMFPLNAWGALLLGLIGSQVEAGVITGEPIRLLGSALVFNFYALFSILLVLYTILAGIDFPAYTKVETPHLEFSEKEGDIFALIVPIASLLILVFVFLFITGGGDMLKGDGSTSVFAAVLGSIVISSLYYLVKKSMPAEEILPAIWRGAKTMVPIAAILIFAFAIGDVTVKMGTGIYMAHFANAILHPALLPAGIFLLSAIIAFSTGTSWGTFSIMMPIAITIATNTATGTETLLPLVIAAVISGGVFGDHASPISDTTIISAMAAGCDLIAHVKTQLPWALLAAFLSILFFLLFGYLAL; encoded by the coding sequence TTGCAGGAAAGTTACGGCGTCTATTCACTTTTGCCTCCGCTCATTGCGATCGTTCTGGCCATTATATCAAGAAACGTCATCGTCTCGCTCCTCATCGGTGTGGTGAGCGGCTACTTCATCATGGAACAGAGCATCGTCGGGGCGCTACTCGAAAGTTCGAAAGGGATCGTGTCGCTTTTCGAAAAGGGGTGGGTCGTCAAGACACTCGTTTTCGCCATCTTCGTCGGATCCATCATAGAACTGATCCAGCGAAGCGGCGGCGTCGACGGCTTCGTCCACTTTCTGCAAAAAAAGAAAAAGCTCGTCACCAACAAGAAAGAGGCGGAGCTGCTCGCTTTTTTCATCGGCCTGGCCATCTTTATCGAATCCTCGATCACTTCACTCATCGCCGGCGCCGTCAGCCGGCCCCTGACCGACAAGAACGGCACATCACGCGAAAAACTGGCCTACATCTGCGACTCAACCGCCGCACCGGTCTGTACGATGTTCCCTCTCAACGCATGGGGCGCTTTGCTGCTGGGGCTCATCGGATCGCAAGTGGAAGCGGGAGTCATCACCGGCGAGCCGATCCGATTGCTCGGGAGTGCGCTGGTTTTCAACTTCTACGCACTTTTTTCGATTCTGCTGGTGCTCTATACGATTCTCGCCGGTATCGATTTTCCGGCTTATACGAAAGTGGAAACGCCTCATTTGGAGTTTTCCGAAAAAGAGGGTGACATCTTCGCGCTGATCGTACCGATCGCCTCTTTGCTGATTCTCGTTTTCGTTTTCCTTTTTATCACGGGAGGCGGCGACATGCTGAAAGGAGATGGCTCCACCTCGGTCTTTGCCGCCGTACTGGGGTCCATCGTCATTTCATCGCTCTACTATCTTGTCAAAAAGAGCATGCCGGCCGAAGAGATTCTTCCCGCCATCTGGCGCGGTGCAAAAACGATGGTCCCGATCGCGGCGATTCTGATCTTCGCATTCGCCATCGGCGATGTTACGGTAAAGATGGGCACAGGCATCTATATGGCCCATTTTGCCAATGCCATTCTCCATCCGGCACTTCTGCCGGCCGGCATTTTCCTGCTTTCAGCCATCATCGCCTTTTCGACCGGTACGAGCTGGGGAACCTTCTCCATCATGATGCCGATCGCCATCACAATCGCCACGAACACGGCTACCGGTACCGAAACCCTCTTGCCGCTCGTCATCGCAGCCGTCATCTCGGGCGGCGTCTTCGGCGACCACGCTTCACCCATTTCGGATACCACCATCATCTCGGCGATGGCGGCCGGATGCGACCTCATCGCCCATGTCAAGACCCAGCTGCCCTGGGCGCTGCTGGCGGCATTTTTGTCGATTCTCTTCTTTCTTCTTTTCGGCTATCTGGCACTATAG
- a CDS encoding dienelactone hydrolase family protein, producing the protein MTVDRFMALQAGVVIASEEVVLPGLLAIPEEATSIVIFAHGSGSSRLSRRNNYVASVLHEAGIATLLFDLLMEEEAMDRRNVFDIDLLASRLLLATEWVGSQPLLKEMKVGYFGASTGSASALKASVLAKRPIGAIVSRGGRPDLAADVLERVTAPTLLIVGGNDFGVIELNEAAYDALRCEKAMKIVPGATHLFEEPGTLETVAELAKEWFVDHL; encoded by the coding sequence ATGACGGTCGATCGATTCATGGCCCTGCAAGCGGGCGTGGTTATCGCCTCCGAAGAGGTGGTTCTGCCCGGGCTGTTGGCCATTCCGGAAGAGGCGACTTCGATCGTCATCTTCGCACATGGAAGCGGGAGCAGCCGCTTGAGCCGGCGCAACAACTATGTAGCGAGTGTACTGCATGAAGCGGGTATCGCGACGCTTCTGTTCGATCTGTTGATGGAAGAGGAGGCGATGGACCGTCGTAACGTTTTCGACATCGATCTTCTTGCATCGCGGCTGTTGTTGGCGACCGAATGGGTTGGGTCACAACCGCTTCTGAAGGAGATGAAAGTGGGATATTTCGGTGCCAGCACCGGTTCAGCTTCGGCACTGAAAGCGAGTGTTCTTGCGAAACGGCCAATCGGAGCGATCGTTTCGCGTGGGGGGCGGCCGGACCTCGCGGCCGATGTGCTCGAACGTGTCACGGCACCGACACTGCTGATCGTCGGGGGCAACGATTTCGGCGTTATCGAGCTCAACGAAGCGGCTTACGACGCACTGCGGTGCGAAAAAGCGATGAAGATCGTTCCGGGTGCGACCCATCTGTTCGAAGAGCCCGGAACGCTCGAAACGGTCGCCGAACTGGCGAAAGAGTGGTTCGTCGATCACCTATAG
- the amrB gene encoding AmmeMemoRadiSam system protein B, translating to MRIREAAVAGQFYPASPEEIKMMIDHFNKVLEESVRDPKLLQTATQAVIVPHAGYVYSGFTANIAHRLLGNSGVKRVVVIGPSHRVYLQGTSVSEYDLFETPLGDLPIDRNLATELIQKFGLGFVPEAHHEHSTEVQMPFIKTYLPDARVVELVYGDENPTNLAPVIEWLLSDPQTGVVISTDLSHYYDIEKAKRLDSICLDAVSKLDPAGLHRGCEACGKIGVEAILIAARNLGLEPMLLDYRTSADASGDTSQVVGYMSAAFLKG from the coding sequence ATGCGAATCAGAGAAGCGGCGGTGGCTGGACAGTTTTACCCGGCATCACCCGAAGAGATCAAAATGATGATCGACCATTTCAACAAGGTGCTGGAGGAGAGCGTTCGCGATCCGAAGCTTTTGCAGACGGCGACGCAGGCGGTGATCGTACCGCACGCAGGGTATGTCTATTCGGGCTTTACGGCCAACATCGCCCACCGGCTGTTGGGCAACAGTGGTGTCAAACGTGTTGTCGTGATCGGGCCGAGCCATCGGGTCTACCTGCAGGGCACCAGTGTCAGTGAATACGATCTATTCGAGACACCGTTGGGCGATCTGCCGATCGACAGGAACCTGGCGACAGAATTGATTCAGAAGTTCGGTCTCGGTTTCGTTCCAGAGGCACACCACGAGCACAGTACCGAAGTGCAGATGCCATTCATCAAGACCTATCTGCCCGATGCACGCGTCGTCGAACTGGTCTATGGCGATGAAAACCCGACAAACCTCGCCCCCGTCATCGAGTGGCTTTTGAGCGATCCACAGACGGGTGTCGTCATCAGTACGGACCTTAGCCACTACTACGATATCGAGAAGGCGAAACGGCTCGACAGTATCTGTCTCGATGCGGTGAGCAAGCTCGATCCGGCAGGATTGCATCGAGGGTGTGAAGCGTGTGGAAAAATCGGTGTCGAAGCGATATTGATCGCGGCGCGTAACCTTGGGCTCGAGCCAATGTTGCTCGACTATCGCACCAGTGCGGACGCCAGCGGCGACACGTCACAGGTGGTGGGTTACATGAGTGCGGCATTTTTGAAAGGATAA
- the amrS gene encoding AmmeMemoRadiSam system radical SAM enzyme has translation MRYYKTEPEKNRIVCLLCRHYCKMKEGQVGICGVNKNVGGELKTLVYGHPSALNVDPVEKKPIYHMLPGTTALSFGTVGCNFKCPFCQNWQISQETKVNEEVYVSPEKMVDLAEEYGAKSIAYTYNEPTIFYPYAKDIGVIAKARGLKNIFVSNGFESPEIVKDMPSWLDAANIDLKSWDEGYYKKVLKGGLEAVKDTLRMMVDGGIWVEVTTLLIEGENDSDEDLTEMAEFIANDLGRHVPWHLSAFHPDYKMQDHKWTGVDTLMRAKSIAKKAGLHYVYLGNVPVHGDTHCPDCGELLIDRTGYNVTVNRLIDGHCPKCNRAIEGIWK, from the coding sequence ATGCGATATTACAAAACCGAACCTGAAAAGAACCGAATCGTTTGTCTGCTCTGTCGGCACTATTGCAAGATGAAAGAGGGGCAGGTCGGTATCTGCGGGGTCAACAAAAACGTCGGCGGTGAGCTGAAGACGCTGGTCTACGGCCATCCGAGCGCACTCAACGTCGATCCGGTCGAGAAGAAACCGATCTACCATATGCTGCCGGGCACGACGGCGCTTTCGTTCGGCACCGTAGGGTGTAACTTCAAGTGTCCCTTCTGTCAAAATTGGCAGATTTCGCAGGAGACGAAGGTCAACGAAGAGGTCTATGTCAGTCCGGAAAAAATGGTCGATCTGGCCGAAGAGTACGGTGCGAAGTCGATCGCCTATACCTACAACGAGCCGACCATCTTCTATCCGTATGCCAAAGATATCGGCGTGATCGCCAAAGCGCGTGGGCTGAAGAACATTTTCGTCAGCAACGGCTTCGAGAGTCCGGAGATCGTCAAAGATATGCCGAGTTGGCTCGATGCGGCGAACATCGACCTCAAAAGCTGGGACGAAGGGTACTACAAAAAAGTGCTCAAAGGCGGTCTCGAAGCGGTCAAGGATACCCTTCGCATGATGGTGGACGGGGGGATCTGGGTCGAGGTGACGACACTGCTGATAGAGGGAGAAAACGACAGTGACGAAGACTTGACCGAGATGGCCGAGTTCATCGCGAACGACCTTGGGCGCCATGTACCTTGGCACTTGAGCGCGTTTCATCCCGATTACAAGATGCAAGACCACAAATGGACCGGTGTCGACACGTTGATGCGGGCCAAATCGATCGCGAAGAAGGCGGGACTTCACTATGTCTATCTCGGTAACGTTCCCGTGCATGGCGATACACACTGTCCCGACTGCGGCGAACTGTTGATCGACCGGACGGGGTATAATGTAACGGTGAACAGACTGATCGACGGGCACTGTCCGAAGTGTAACCGGGCGATCGAGGGAATCTGGAAATGA
- a CDS encoding SIR2 family NAD-dependent protein deacylase: protein MTNTTEAVKKIVRDADAILVTAGAGMGVDSGLPDFRGNEGFWNAYPVAKKLGLGFVELANPQWFESDPALAWAFYGHRLHLYRDTFPHAGFSLLLDLAKKKEEYFVFTSNVDGQFQKAGFDEEKIVECHGSIHHLQCTQCNAGIWRADNVTLDIDMENFKAADWPHCFQCGATARPNILMFGDWGWDGSRTQGQEERFDDFLKRIIVKKLKLVIIEIGAGTAVPTVRLTGEEIARKLDGRLIRINPRESGIDPPFGYGLPAGGLEGIRALLT, encoded by the coding sequence ATGACAAACACGACCGAAGCAGTGAAAAAAATAGTTCGAGATGCAGATGCCATCCTCGTCACGGCCGGGGCGGGAATGGGCGTCGATTCTGGCCTGCCGGATTTCAGAGGAAACGAAGGGTTTTGGAATGCCTACCCCGTCGCCAAAAAACTGGGGCTCGGTTTTGTCGAACTCGCCAATCCGCAGTGGTTCGAATCCGACCCCGCGCTCGCCTGGGCTTTCTATGGACATCGCCTTCACCTCTATCGCGATACCTTTCCACACGCAGGCTTCTCATTGCTGCTCGATCTGGCGAAAAAGAAAGAGGAGTATTTCGTTTTCACCTCCAATGTCGACGGCCAATTTCAAAAAGCGGGTTTCGATGAAGAGAAGATCGTCGAATGCCACGGGAGTATCCACCACCTTCAGTGCACACAGTGCAATGCCGGTATCTGGCGGGCAGACAACGTGACGCTCGATATCGATATGGAAAATTTCAAAGCGGCCGACTGGCCCCATTGCTTTCAATGTGGAGCCACGGCACGCCCCAACATCCTGATGTTCGGCGACTGGGGATGGGACGGAAGTCGCACACAAGGCCAGGAAGAGCGGTTCGACGACTTTTTGAAACGCATCATCGTCAAAAAACTGAAACTCGTCATCATTGAAATCGGGGCCGGTACCGCCGTTCCGACGGTTCGGCTGACCGGCGAGGAAATCGCCCGGAAACTCGATGGGAGACTCATCCGCATCAATCCCCGCGAATCCGGGATCGATCCCCCTTTTGGCTATGGCTTGCCGGCAGGTGGGCTGGAAGGGATTCGAGCACTCCTCACATAG
- a CDS encoding sensor histidine kinase, whose product MIENLIKTILESRDHKMIMLTGLFVATIVLFAIFAVVALYVGYADIFYTKLSLAVIMALLLTLYRYSYNTPLFALLFLILIEFESVSAMFGGHFYDFVTIYPFFSIFGFFFFFTLRTALWLTLGHYVFWIAFALYNYNENADNPVFHLVPLMNMVSTTLVVILIAFLYHISTEVTYKRLEHANKQKELLIKEIHHRIKNNLNKIASMLGLQILRLRRGRADSIEEILTKNKLRIQTMAMVHEALYKAADLESVEAAGYIENLIDLIQKSYGRTISTKIRADGISLPLETMLKLGMILNELYTNTLKHAHGVQSGQPEVEITLVEKEGRCQLFYRQVGQEKVDLRSLKKGSGLGMTLVRLSAEEMDGSLEVRTEDHVLLFDITFKCA is encoded by the coding sequence ATGATTGAAAATCTCATTAAAACCATTCTTGAAAGCAGAGATCATAAGATGATCATGCTGACAGGGCTTTTTGTCGCGACGATCGTGCTGTTTGCCATTTTTGCAGTGGTGGCGCTTTATGTCGGCTATGCCGATATCTTTTACACCAAACTCTCCCTGGCCGTTATTATGGCACTGTTGCTCACTTTATACCGTTACTCGTACAATACACCTCTTTTTGCTCTGCTTTTTCTGATTTTGATCGAGTTCGAAAGTGTTTCCGCGATGTTCGGTGGCCATTTTTACGATTTCGTGACAATCTATCCCTTCTTTTCGATCTTTGGATTTTTCTTCTTTTTCACTTTGCGTACAGCGCTCTGGCTTACGCTCGGGCACTACGTTTTCTGGATCGCGTTTGCGCTTTACAACTATAACGAGAATGCCGACAATCCCGTTTTTCATCTTGTACCGCTCATGAATATGGTTTCGACGACGTTGGTTGTCATCCTTATCGCTTTTTTGTACCACATCTCCACGGAAGTGACCTATAAAAGACTCGAACACGCCAACAAGCAGAAAGAACTTTTGATCAAAGAGATCCATCATCGCATCAAAAACAATCTCAACAAGATCGCTTCGATGCTCGGATTGCAGATACTCCGTCTGCGAAGGGGACGGGCCGATTCTATCGAGGAGATCCTGACGAAGAACAAGTTACGTATCCAAACGATGGCGATGGTGCACGAAGCGCTCTACAAAGCGGCGGATCTTGAAAGTGTCGAGGCGGCTGGCTATATCGAAAATCTGATCGATCTTATCCAGAAATCGTACGGACGAACCATAAGTACGAAAATCCGTGCGGACGGGATTTCTCTTCCTCTGGAGACAATGCTCAAGCTCGGTATGATATTGAATGAACTCTATACAAATACATTGAAACATGCCCATGGGGTGCAGAGTGGCCAACCGGAAGTCGAAATAACGCTTGTCGAGAAAGAGGGCCGCTGCCAACTTTTTTATCGGCAGGTAGGGCAAGAAAAGGTGGATTTGCGATCTTTGAAAAAAGGCAGTGGCCTCGGGATGACACTGGTCCGCCTCTCCGCCGAAGAAATGGATGGGTCACTCGAAGTACGCACCGAAGATCATGTGCTTCTTTTCGACATTACTTTCAAATGTGCGTAA
- a CDS encoding response regulator translates to MKKKSIFIVEDDLVSAQYLKEVLEVEGFDVVGIADSGEAAISHLKGCRADIVLMDIILKGSMTGSEAALFLKQMYPECKIIFLTAYADQEMIDYAVDAKAFAYLMKPYREKEIIATIKTALARESEETTEHSLTIPLKNGFSFNKEKHRLEKDGKEIPLSEKKLKLIEILAANKNSIVSNEQLSMHIWSEPKSNSTLRSLINRFRTAVGDDIITNVNGVGYAVIS, encoded by the coding sequence ATGAAAAAGAAAAGCATTTTTATCGTGGAAGACGATCTCGTATCCGCCCAGTATCTCAAAGAGGTTCTGGAAGTCGAAGGCTTCGATGTGGTCGGTATCGCCGACAGTGGGGAGGCTGCGATTTCACATCTCAAAGGGTGTCGAGCGGATATCGTTTTGATGGATATCATTCTGAAAGGATCGATGACCGGATCGGAAGCTGCTCTTTTCCTCAAACAGATGTATCCGGAGTGTAAAATCATTTTTCTGACCGCCTATGCCGATCAGGAGATGATCGACTACGCCGTCGATGCCAAGGCGTTTGCCTACCTGATGAAACCCTATCGGGAAAAAGAGATCATCGCCACGATCAAAACGGCATTGGCGAGAGAGAGCGAAGAGACAACAGAGCACTCGCTGACCATTCCTCTCAAAAACGGTTTTTCGTTCAACAAAGAGAAGCATCGACTCGAAAAGGATGGCAAAGAGATTCCACTCTCGGAAAAAAAACTGAAACTCATCGAAATTCTGGCGGCCAACAAGAACAGCATCGTCTCAAACGAGCAACTGAGCATGCATATCTGGAGCGAACCGAAAAGCAACAGCACACTTCGCTCACTCATCAACCGCTTCCGTACCGCCGTCGGCGACGATATCATTACCAATGTCAATGGTGTCGGATACGCCGTTATCTCCTGA
- a CDS encoding amidohydrolase family protein, with the protein MVITNAKVVTPERVEAIDVRIENGKIAQMGEGLLGGESLDAGGRYLMPAMIDIGVGVMDGRLRGGTLEKLSANAYVNGFGTVVISSLCTPRIDNEITLEFAKSQAELCRDTKILTLLSGVTDEEKLSDASILLKEGAVGIEFDSSIDGNLIRRLMEYAVMHGIKLFCHANDPALQGDGVMHEGEVSSRLGLGGVPAVAESSQVARIGELASYYGVDVVILAASTPQTLEICSANPHLHAQVPLHHLLLTDTLCDNYNTAGKIWPPLRDEVSRRAMIERLKSGVVSMLTALHTPVSGSAKDAVFSEAEYGIDGLNAFLPLCYTFLVKEGMIDLPELSKLTACRPAETVGIDRYKGKIAVGYDADLILFDPDKECCGRFENSPYEGKSLYGDVERIVL; encoded by the coding sequence ATGGTCATTACAAATGCGAAGGTCGTAACCCCCGAAAGGGTCGAAGCGATCGATGTCCGGATAGAGAATGGAAAGATTGCGCAGATGGGAGAGGGCCTTTTAGGCGGTGAATCTTTGGATGCCGGCGGCCGCTATCTGATGCCGGCGATGATCGATATCGGTGTCGGCGTCATGGATGGTAGATTGCGGGGCGGAACGCTCGAAAAACTCTCGGCCAATGCCTACGTCAACGGATTTGGAACCGTCGTGATCTCTTCACTCTGTACGCCGCGCATCGACAATGAAATTACGCTGGAATTCGCCAAGTCGCAGGCGGAACTCTGCCGTGATACGAAGATTCTGACGCTCCTTTCGGGTGTCACGGATGAGGAAAAATTGAGCGATGCGTCGATTTTGCTTAAAGAGGGAGCGGTCGGGATCGAGTTTGACAGCAGTATCGATGGAAATCTTATCCGCCGTCTGATGGAATATGCCGTGATGCATGGGATCAAGCTCTTCTGCCATGCCAACGATCCGGCGCTTCAGGGTGACGGTGTCATGCATGAGGGTGAAGTTTCGAGCCGGCTCGGCCTTGGGGGCGTGCCGGCCGTTGCCGAATCGTCACAGGTGGCCCGTATCGGCGAACTGGCATCCTATTACGGTGTCGATGTCGTGATTCTGGCCGCTTCGACACCGCAGACATTGGAGATTTGCAGTGCCAATCCTCATCTGCATGCGCAGGTACCGCTTCATCATCTTCTTTTGACCGATACTCTCTGCGACAACTACAATACCGCAGGAAAAATATGGCCTCCGCTTAGGGATGAGGTTTCACGCCGAGCGATGATCGAGCGCCTCAAATCCGGTGTCGTCTCGATGCTGACGGCACTTCATACGCCGGTATCGGGCAGTGCGAAAGATGCCGTGTTTTCGGAAGCGGAGTACGGTATCGACGGATTGAACGCTTTCTTGCCGCTTTGCTATACGTTCCTGGTGAAAGAGGGAATGATCGACTTGCCGGAACTCTCGAAACTTACGGCTTGCAGGCCGGCCGAGACGGTTGGGATCGATCGTTACAAAGGGAAAATAGCAGTGGGATACGATGCCGACCTGATTCTTTTCGATCCGGATAAAGAGTGCTGTGGGCGTTTCGAAAATTCACCGTATGAAGGGAAGAGCCTTTACGGCGATGTAGAACGCATCGTGTTATGA
- a CDS encoding c-type cytochrome has product MGKFLWFFLPFALLAQSEGETIYMTKGCYGCHGVKGEGIGNYPKLAGKPEAFLIDRLHKLKEGIGHTSKRDIMIPFAKALSEKEIRSVSGYLGRIDPSRDRKEDVADEYLGGFGS; this is encoded by the coding sequence ATGGGAAAGTTTCTATGGTTTTTTCTGCCGTTTGCACTTCTGGCACAGAGCGAAGGCGAAACGATCTATATGACAAAGGGATGCTACGGCTGCCACGGCGTCAAGGGTGAGGGGATCGGAAACTACCCGAAACTGGCCGGCAAACCTGAAGCTTTTCTCATCGACAGACTCCACAAACTCAAAGAGGGGATCGGCCACACAAGCAAACGTGACATCATGATTCCCTTCGCCAAAGCGCTCAGTGAAAAAGAGATCCGATCAGTCAGCGGCTATCTCGGCCGAATCGATCCCTCCCGCGATCGGAAAGAAGATGTGGCAGACGAATATCTTGGGGGATTCGGTTCCTGA